From a single Arachis hypogaea cultivar Tifrunner chromosome 3, arahy.Tifrunner.gnm2.J5K5, whole genome shotgun sequence genomic region:
- the LOC112791566 gene encoding rop guanine nucleotide exchange factor 5 encodes MSALSKKSEEFRKKRDGLVKKESLTDSTAESRESSFSGSNSISSCSSNEEAKAAKGSSSPSPPAPPLGWPILKAAVSKCGKSDEKDNDQEHHLDDTKFSSIGSKVSDAEMMKERFAKLLLGEDMSGSGKGVCTALAISNAITNLCATVFGQLWRLEPLPSEKKAMWRREMEWLVSVSDHIVELIPSWQTFPDGSKLEVMTCRPRTDIFINVPALRKLDNMLLDILDGFTSTEFWYVDQGIVAPEADGTASFRKTIQRQDEKWWLPVPRVPPAGLGENSRKQLNHSRECANQILKAAMSINSIALADMEVPESYLELLPKNGRTCLGDFIYRYITSDQFSAECLLDCLDLSSEHVALEIANRVEAAIYVWRRRAHPRPSPNPNRSTTKSSWEIVKDFMVDGDKRELLADRAESILNSLKQRFPGLTQTTLDTSKIQCNKDVGKSILESYSRVLESMAFNIVARIDDLLYVDDLTKHSDRFPLVPSSTVNVVSQQKVSRPFSVSVSGTPHKAGIGTPGFSPAPLISPARGERTPFLHNNPNNNIMKPHRRGFGVRRVLSNYLGVETKAKICSNSTEVNSSNLNNKKNEQQQQAQTIRNKTK; translated from the exons ATGAGTGCTTTGTCTAAGAAGAGTGAAGAATTTCGGAAGAAGAGAGATGGGTTGGTTAAGAAAGAGTCGTTAACTGATTCCACTGCTGAGTCAAGAGAAAGCAGTTTCAGTGGATCAAATTCAATTTCCTCGTGTTCATCAAATGAAGAAGCAAAAGCAGCAAAAGGGTCTTCTTCTCCATCTCCACCTGCTCCTCCTCTTGGATGGCCTATTCTGAAAGCTGCAGTTTCCAAGTGTGGGAAATCTGATGAAAAAGATAATGATCAAGAACATCATTTGGATGACACAAAATTTAGTAGTATTGGTTCAAAAGTGTCAG ATGCTGAAATGATGAAGGAAAGGTTTGCAAAATTGTTGCTTGGTGAAGACATGTCAGGTTCTGGGAAAGGGGTTTGTACTGCTTTGGCCATCTCAAATGCTATCACTAATCTGTGCG CCACTGTGTTTGGACAATTATGGAGATTAGAACCTCTACCTTCTGAAAAGAAAGCTATGTGGAGAAGAGAGATGGAATGGCTTGTTAGTGTTAGTGATCACATTGTTGAACTAATACCTTCTTGGCAAACATTCCCTGATGGAAGCAAGCTAGAG GTAATGACTTGCAGGCCAAGGACAGATATTTTTATCAATGTTCCAGCGCTTAGGAAACTTGATAACATGCTTCTC GACATATTGGATGGTTTCACCTCCACTGAGTTCTGGTATGTTGACCAAGGAATTGTAGCCCCGGAAGCCGATGGAACGGCCTCATTTCGCAAGACTATTCAACGGCAAGACGAGAAGTGGTGGCTCCCCGTGCCCCGTGTCCCCCCTGCAGGTCTTGGcgaaaactcaagaaaacaatTGAATCACTCAAGAGAATGTGCAAACCAAATTCTAAAAGCAGCCATGTCCATAAACAGCATTGCTTTGGCTGATATGGAAGTTCCAGAATCATATTTGGAATTGCTTCCTAAG AATGGAAGGACATGCTTGGGGGATTTCATTTACCGTTACATCACATCAGATCAATTCTCTGCTGAGTGCTTGCTAGATTGCTTAGACCTCTCCTCTGAGCATGTTGCACTAGAGATTGCTAACCGCGTTGAGGCGGCGATCTATGTGTGGCGGCGGAGAGCTCACCCGAGACCCTCACCTAATCCAAACCGTTCAACTACAAAGTCCTCTTGGGAGATTGTTAAGGACTTCATGGTAGATGGAGACAAGAGAGAACTCTTAGCAGACAGAGCTGAAAGCATTCTAAATTCCTTGAAGCAGCGATTCCCCGGCTTAACTCAAACTACCCTTGATACCAGCAAGATCCAATGCAACAAG GATGTTGGAAAATCCATATTGGAGAGCTACTCAAGAGTGTTGGAGAGCATGGCTTTCAACATTGTAGCACGTATCGATGACTTGCTATATGTGGATGACCTGACCAAACACTCGGATAGGTTTCCATTGGTTCCTAGTAGTACGGTTAATGTGGTGTCTCAGCAGAAGGTTTCGCGTCCGTTCTCGGTGTCTGTCTCTGGCACTCCACACAAAGCAGGAATCGGCACACCTGGCTTTTCTCCGGCGCCATTGATTAGTCCTGCAAGAGGGGAGAGAACTCCTTTCCTCCACAACAACCCCAACAATAACATCATGAAACCACATAGGCGGGGATTTGGGGTCAGAAGAGTCTTGTCAAATTATCTTGGAGTAGAGACAAAGGCAAAGATATGTAGCAATTCTACAGAGGTTAATTCTTCAAATCTGAATAACAAGAAGAATGAACAACAGCAACAAGCTCAGACCATAAGGAACAAGACAAAGTAG
- the LOC112791567 gene encoding uncharacterized protein gives MSSSSFTRLHITALDAIVNVNSLFTLAVFVGLSWNPNDPSNNLNADPACSPTAAIAENVVAFHVYSFSSFLFSSLVALALKQAIRLSRHNNHHFSIHYPAAVEFIAARINRSALRAGMLVSGAGSVVGCAFLMLALVNVVQIKLGTLACGSAHAYAAVVPLLILVPIALLIYVSVVLYAFTR, from the coding sequence ATGTCATCTTCGTCGTTCACGAGGCTCCACATTACAGCACTGGACGCCATCGTGAACGTGAACTCCCTCTTCACCCTCGCCGTCTTCGTCGGCCTCTCTTGGAACCCCAACGACCCCTCTAACAACCTCAACGCCGATCCAGCCTGCTCTCCCACCGCCGCCATCGCCGAGAATGTCGTCGCCTTCCACGTCTACTCTTTCAGCTCCTTCCTCTTCTCCAGCCTCGTCGCCCTCGCCCTCAAGCAAGCCATCCGCCTTTCCCGTCACAACAACCACCACTTCTCCATCCACTACCCCGCCGCCGTTGAGTTCATCGCCGCTCGCATCAACCGCTCCGCTCTCCGCGCTGGCATGCTCGTCTCCGGCGCCGGCTCTGTTGTTGGATGCGCCTTCCTTATGCTTGCACTCGTCAACGTTGTCCAGATCAAGCTTGGAACACTCGCCTGCGGCAGCGCCCACGCCTACGCCGCCGTCGTGCCACTCCTCATACTCGTCCCCATCGCCCTCCTCATTTACGTTTCCGTTGTTTTGTACGCTTTTACTCGCTAG